In Bdellovibrionales bacterium, the following proteins share a genomic window:
- a CDS encoding TIGR02147 family protein: protein MWDDSPLSDRTIGMAKTGGNQIVASVDRDSGAAAPAVAPALGQYADFRRYLRDFYEFKKKTLSTAVRSYSYAAFSAAADIKSPNYLKLIIEGQRNLSMDMVKRFIRALGLQGEEGKEFKALVLYGQARDPLERNRYLKSLSEFRAKRKIRLGEINSEIWSKVPNWVSWVLYTLVDQEGVEFDPTHLRRVMRDRVSIDEVKRALNLLLNSGELRKNPDGSIQKGRELINGYENIPVAMVRKIQAELIYLGLESLFQDDPTEREFGALTLALTEKEFEQIKFELRQFRKRIYKDISIQRGQNKGQRVYQLNIQLFPVSDRVR from the coding sequence ATGTGGGATGATTCCCCACTCAGTGATAGGACTATTGGTATGGCAAAAACTGGTGGCAATCAAATCGTCGCGAGCGTTGACCGTGATTCAGGAGCGGCAGCGCCAGCAGTGGCTCCTGCCTTAGGACAGTACGCGGATTTTCGCCGATACTTGCGTGACTTCTATGAATTTAAGAAGAAGACTTTGAGCACCGCTGTCCGTTCCTATTCCTATGCCGCCTTCAGCGCAGCAGCAGATATAAAGTCACCCAATTATCTGAAACTCATTATTGAGGGACAGCGCAACCTCTCAATGGACATGGTTAAGAGGTTTATCAGAGCCTTGGGTTTACAAGGGGAAGAAGGTAAGGAATTTAAGGCCCTTGTTCTTTATGGCCAGGCCCGCGACCCTTTGGAGCGAAATCGTTATTTGAAGTCATTGTCTGAATTTAGAGCAAAACGCAAGATTCGGCTTGGCGAAATCAACTCTGAAATCTGGAGCAAGGTTCCCAACTGGGTTTCTTGGGTTCTTTATACTCTTGTCGATCAAGAAGGCGTTGAATTTGATCCGACCCATTTGCGCCGCGTGATGCGCGATCGCGTTTCAATTGATGAAGTAAAACGAGCGCTCAACCTACTCTTGAATTCAGGTGAGCTACGAAAAAATCCTGACGGATCTATTCAAAAGGGACGAGAGCTAATAAATGGGTATGAAAATATCCCTGTCGCTATGGTTAGAAAAATTCAAGCAGAGCTTATTTATCTTGGACTTGAATCTTTGTTTCAAGATGACCCCACAGAAAGAGAATTTGGAGCCTTGACTTTGGCTCTCACTGAGAAAGAATTTGAGCAAATTAAGTTCGAGCTACGCCAGTTCCGTAAGCGCATCTACAAAGACATCAGCATACAGCGTGGCCAAAACAAGGGCCAAAGAGTCTACCAACTCAACATCCAGCTATTTCCGGTTTCAGATCGTGTTCGGTAG
- a CDS encoding TolC family protein: protein MTQPLFQGGGEYHLLEAAKFYPEVSKWSRIQAEIDLYTELAKLFYEILSLKKEDQTLKEQENILERRVSYLRSRVKIGRSRKSELFTAESQLANLSAENHSLQGRILIYQEAFVRRTGLQDWSSVEDPLAEDWYEKLKLSDKSDKPDESDDFETSPKIQLINHSLGQTRAEILAIKGDYWPQIDLSGNYYFDRTGTLKNSQWDVGLVAKWELYGGGATQSAVREKALEAEKLNNELIDTKRNQLAVTERLRNSLATKVEEVKKISLAVDMAEKSYQENINESQSGLVSDLEVLRSLDDYLKIKRSFDRIRFEPKIIYFEYLRSKGVRP, encoded by the coding sequence TTGACCCAACCCTTGTTTCAGGGAGGAGGAGAGTACCATTTGCTTGAGGCTGCAAAGTTTTACCCAGAAGTTTCTAAGTGGAGCAGAATCCAAGCAGAAATTGATCTCTACACTGAATTGGCCAAACTATTTTACGAAATTCTGTCTTTGAAAAAAGAAGATCAAACTCTAAAGGAACAAGAGAATATACTTGAACGGCGCGTTTCTTATCTTCGTTCGCGAGTAAAAATTGGACGCTCAAGGAAATCAGAGCTATTCACTGCAGAAAGCCAGCTGGCCAATTTGTCAGCTGAAAATCATTCGCTTCAAGGTAGAATTCTAATCTATCAGGAGGCCTTTGTTCGTCGCACCGGCCTTCAGGACTGGAGCTCTGTCGAAGATCCTCTGGCCGAGGATTGGTATGAAAAGCTGAAACTGTCGGACAAGTCAGACAAACCAGACGAATCAGATGATTTTGAAACGAGTCCAAAGATCCAACTCATCAATCACTCTCTCGGGCAAACGAGGGCTGAAATCCTTGCGATAAAGGGAGATTATTGGCCTCAAATTGATTTGAGTGGAAACTACTATTTTGATCGAACTGGAACGCTAAAGAATTCCCAGTGGGACGTGGGGCTCGTAGCAAAATGGGAATTATATGGCGGCGGGGCGACTCAATCTGCGGTACGGGAAAAGGCATTAGAGGCAGAAAAGTTGAATAATGAACTGATAGACACAAAGAGAAATCAACTTGCTGTCACTGAAAGATTGCGAAATTCCTTAGCAACAAAAGTGGAAGAAGTAAAAAAAATAAGTTTGGCTGTAGACATGGCGGAAAAAAGTTATCAGGAAAATATCAATGAATCTCAATCGGGGCTTGTGTCAGATCTCGAGGTTCTCAGATCTCTCGATGACTATCTAAAGATCAAACGATCCTTTGATCGGATTCGATTTGAGCCCAAAATTATTTATTTTGAATATCTCAGGTCGAAAGGTGTTCGACCATGA